From the Solanum stenotomum isolate F172 chromosome 4, ASM1918654v1, whole genome shotgun sequence genome, one window contains:
- the LOC125861997 gene encoding protein MIZU-KUSSEI 1: protein MAFRFKNQNPKSSSIYSSSPFNQIETPPLLSLLQRTTNHSTTTTTTTTTNPSNTNPKKSRKSSTSTSGGILKMFKLLPMLTTGCKMVALLGGRPRNKPMLTDKATTITLFGYKKGRVSLAIQEDPHRLPIFVIELPMLTGVFHKEMGSDIVRLALESETKTHKKKVLEEFVWAVYCNGRKFGYSIRRNNKNMSDDEAHVMQLLRGVSMGAGVLPCPILVHDSNNNNNNVDGEITYMRARFDRVVGSKDSETFYMINPDGASSQELSIFFVRLH, encoded by the coding sequence ATGGCGTTTCGATTCAAGaatcaaaaccctaaatcatctTCTATATACTCTAGTAGCCCTTTCAACCAAATCGAAACCCCTCCTTTACTTTCATTACTCCAACGTACCACGAAtcattcaacaacaacaacaacaacaacaacgactAATCCTTCTAACACCAACcctaaaaaatcaagaaaatcatCTACTAGTACAAGTGGTGGCATTCTTAAAATGTTCAAACTCCTTCCTATGTTAACAACCGGTTGCAAAATGGTTGCATTACTAGGTGGACGTCCAAGAAACAAACCAATGTTAACAGATAAAGCTACAACAATTACATTATTTGGTTACAAAAAAGGTAGAGTAAGTCTAGCAATTCAAGAAGATCCTCATAGACTTCCCATTTTCGTGATCGAGCTACCGATGCTTACCGGGGTTTTTCATAAGGAAATGGGATCAGATATAGTAAGATTGGCATTAGAAAGTGAAACTAAGACACATAAAAAGAAAGTGTTAGAGGAATTTGTATGGGCTGTTTATtgtaatggaagaaaatttggTTATTCAATAAGaaggaataataaaaatatgagtgATGATGAAGCTCATGTTATGCAATTATTAAGAGGTGTTTCAATGGGTGCTGGAGTTTTACCTTGTCCAATATTAGTACatgatagtaataataataataataatgttgatgGAGAAATAACTTATATGAGGGCAAGATTTGATAGGGTTGTTGGATCAAAAGATTCAGAAACATTTTATATGATTAATCCTGATGGTGCATCTAGTCAAGAA